The sequence CTTGACCGCCGCCGTGGCCGAGGACTTCTCCAAGGTCACGGTCTACGTGGCCAACCGCTTCAAGCTCGACTGGATTCGAGCCCAGTATGCGGGCCGCATCGCCGCGCTGCTGGAGTCCTTGTACGGCCAGCCCGTGACACTGGAGTTGGCGCTCGCACACCGCGAAAGCGTTGTGCGTACTTATGTTCGCCCCGTCAACCCGCAGATGTCGCACGCCGCAGGTGCCGATGCATCGGTGGGCGCGGCCCCATCGGTCAACGAAGAAGTGGCCGCCCCGGTCTTTCGCACCCGCCTGAATCCGGCCCTGACCTTTGACACCCTGGTCGAAGGTACGGCCAACCGCATGGCGCGCTCGGCCGCCATGCATGTGGCGGGCTCACCCGGCCACCTCTACAACCCCTTGTTCATCTACGGCGGCGTCGGCCTGGGTAAGACCCACTTGGTGCATGCCGTGGGCAACCAGCTGCTGGCCGACAAGCCCGACGCCAAAGTTCTCTACATCCATGCCGAGCAATTCGTCTCGGATGTGGTCAAGGCCTACCAGCGCCGCACCTTCGACGAGTTCAAGGAGCGCTACCACTCCCTCGATCTGCTGCTGATCGACGACGTGCAGTTCTTTGCGAACAAGGACCGCACGCAGGAAGAGTTCTTCAACGCCTTCGAGGCCCTGCTGGCCAAGAAGAGCCACATCGTGATGACGTCCGACACCTACCCCAAGGGTCTGGCCAACATCCACGAGCGCCTGGTCTCGCGCTTTGACTCGGGCCTGACGGTGGCCATCGAGCCGCCCGAGCTGGAAATGCGCGTGGCGATTCTGATCAACAAGGCGCGCGCCGAAAACGCCGAGATGCCCGAGGAAGTGGCCTTCTTCGTGGCCAAGAACGTGCGCTCCAACGTGCGAGAGCTCGAAGGCGCGCTGCGCAAGATCTTGGCCTATTCGCGCTTCAACCAAAAGGAAGTCTCCATCCAACTGGCCCGCGAGGCACTGCGCGATCTGCTGTCGATCCAAAACCGCCAGATCTCGGTGGAAAACATCCAGAAAACGGTGGCCGACTACTACAAGATCAAAGTCGCCGACATGTACAGCAAGAAGCGCCCGGCCAGCATTGCCCGCCCGCGCCAGATTGCCATGTACCTGGCCAAGGAGCTGACGCAAAAAAGCCTGCCCGAGATTGGCGAGCTGTTTGGCGGCCGTGACCACACCACCGTGCTGCACGCGGTGCGCAAGATTGCCGGAGAGCGCCAACAGCTGACCGAGTTGAACCAGCAGCTGCATGTGCTGGAGCAGACGCTCAAAGGCTGACAACGGCTCTATTACTATTACGCCCCAGGGGCCCTGCCGCATACATAGCTTGTGCGGGGCTGCCGGGGCACAATGCGGTGTTTGGGCAGCGTGAGGGAGCATGGAAGTCCATGCCGCTGGCCCAGATGCCGCTCCCGATTCATCATCAGAGGTTGACATGATCGTCCTGAAAGCCACACAAGACAAAGTTCTCGCGGTCCTGCAATCGGTGTCCGGCATCGTCGAACGCCGCCACACCCTGCCTATCCTGGCAAACGTGCTGATCAAGAAGACCGGCAACGCGCTGCAGCTGACCACCAGCGACCTGGAAATCCAGATCCGCACCACGGCCGAGCTGGGGGGCGACACCGGGGACTTCACCACCACCGTGGGTTCGCGCAAGCTGATCGACATTCTGAAGACCATGCCCGCCGACCAGACCGTGAGCCTGGAGACGCAGCAGTCCAAGATCATCCTCAAGGGCGGCAAGAGCCGCTTCACCCTGCAGACCCTGCCGGCAGAGGACTTTCCGCTGGTGCAGGAAGCCGCCGCCTTCGGCCCCGCTTTCAGCGTGCCGCAAAAGGTCTTGAAGGACTTGATGGGCCAGGTGTCCTTCGCCATGGCCGTGCAGGACATCCGCTACTACCTGAACGGCATCTTGTTCGTGGCCGAGGGCAACACCCTCTCCCTGGTCGCCACCGACGGCCACCGTCTGGCCTGGGCCAGCGCCGAGCTGGATGTGGAAGCCGCCGTGAAGCAGGAAGTGATTCTGCCGCGCAAGACCGTGCTGGAGCTGCAGCGCCTGCTGTCCGACGTGGGTGGCGAGAACTCGCCCCGCATCGAGATGCAGTTCGCCAGCAACCAGGCCAAGTTCACCTTTGGCGGCATGGAATTCGTCACCAAGCTGGTCGAAGGCAAGTTCCCCGACTACAACCGCGTCATCCCGCGCAACCACGGCAACAGCATCACCCTGGGCCGCGCCCCGTTGCTGGCCAGCCTGCAGCGCACGGCCATCATGACCAGCGACAAGTTCAAGGGCGTGCGCCTGAACCTGGAGCCCGGCCTGCTGCGCGTGGCATCGACCAATGCCGAGCAGGAAGAGGCGGTGGACGAGCTCGATATCGACTACGGCGGCGATGCCATCGAAATCGGCTTCAACGTGACCTACCTGATCGACGTGCTGGCCAATATGGGCCAGGACATGGTGCAGGTGCAACTGGCCGACGGCAACAGCTCGGCCCTGGTGACCATTCCAGAAAACGAGCGCTTCAAATACGTGGTGATGCCCATGCGCATCTGAGGCACCGCACCGGTGCCCCAACACGGGTGCTAACAAAAAGAAGAGCAGCATGTGCATGCTGCTGCTTCGTTTCCACCCGTTACTTCGTTGAATTCAAGGCAGAACAAGCTTAGCAAGCTCTTGTTTTTGCAGCATCAAGGCAATTTCATTCATGACCGCAGACAACCAGCCAGACACCCAGAACCCAGCCCCCACCGGGGCGGACGCTAGCGGCTATGGCGAAGGCGCGATCCAGATCCTCGAAGGTCTGGAAGCCGTGCGCAAGCGCCCCGGCATGTACATCGGCGATACCTCCGATGGCACCGGTCTGCACCACCTGGTCTTCGAAGTGGTGGACAACTCCATCGACGAAGCCCTGGCTGGCTACTGCGACGACATCCTGGTCTCCATCCACGCCGATGGCTCGCTGTCCGTCATCGACAACGGCCGCGGCATCCCCACCCGCGTGAAGATGGACGACAAGCACGAGCCCAAGCGCTCGGCCGCCGAAATTGCGCTGACCGAGCTGCACGCCGGCGGCAAGTTCAACCAGAACAGCTACAAGGTCTCGGGCGGCCTGCACGGCGTGGGCGTGTCCTGCGTGAACGCGCTGTCCATCTGGCTCAAGCTCACCGTCAGCCGTGACGGCCAGCGCCATGAGATCGATTTCTCGCGCGGCTTTGTGCAAAACCGCCCCATCGAAATCGTCGACGGCGTGGAAACCTCGCCCATGCGCGTGCTGGGCCCCAGCGACAAGCGCGGCACCAAGGTGCACTTTCTGCCCGACCAGGAAATCTTCAAAGAGAACTTCGAGTTCCGCTACGAGATCCTGGCCAAGCGCCTGCGCGAACTCTCCTTCCTGAACAACGGCGTGCGCATTCGCCTCAAGGACGAGCGCGACGGCCGTGAGGACGACTTCTCGGGCGCCGGCGGCGTCAAGGGCTTTGTGGAGTTCATCAACGGCACCAAGAAGGTGCTGCACCCCACCACCTTCCACGCCACGGGTACCCGCCCTGCCGACAGCTACGGCGGTATTCCCGGCACCGAAATCGGCGTCGAAGTGGCCATGCAGTGGAACGACAGCTATGCCGAGCAGGTGCTGTGTTTCACCAACAACATCCCCCAGCGTGACGGCGGCACCCACCTGACCGGCCTGCGCGCCGCCATGACCCGCGTCATCGGCAAGTACATCGCCGACCATGAGCTGGCCAAAAAGGCCAAGGTCGAAGTCACCGGCGACGACATGCGCGAAGGCCTGTGCGCCGTGCTTTCTGTGAAGGTGCCCGAGCCCAAGTTCAGCAGCCAGACCAAGGACAAGCTGGTCAGCTCCGAAGTGCGCGCCCCGGTGGAAGACATCGTCGGCAAGCTGCTCACCGACTACCTGGAAGAAAAGCCGAACGACGCCAAGATTCTCTGCGGCAAGATCGTCGAAGCCGCCCGCGCCCGTGAAGCCGCGCGCAAGGCCCGCGAAATGACGCGCCGCAAGGGCGTGCTCGACGGCATGGGCCTGCCCGGCAAGCTGGCCGACTGCCAGGAAAAAGACCCGGCGCTGTGCGAAATCTACATCGTCGAGGGTGACTCCGCCGGCGGCTCCGCCAAGCAAGGTCGCGACCGCAAATTCCAGGCCATCCTGCCCCTGCGCGGCAAGATCCTGAACGTGGAAAAAGCCCGCTACGAAAAGCTGCTGTCCAGCCAGGAAATCATCACCCTGATCACCGCCCTGGGCACCGGCATCGGCAAGGCCAGCGAAGAATCCGGCAAGAGCGGCAGCGACGACTACAACGTCGACAAGCTGCGCTACCACCGCATCATCATCATGACCGACGCCGACGTGGACGGCGCCCACATCCGCACCCTGCTGCTGACCTTCTTCTACCGCCAGATGCCCGACCTGGTCGAGCGCGGCCACATCTACATCGCCCAGCCGCCGCTGTACAAGGTCAAGAACGGCAAGGAAGAGCTCTACCTCAAGGACGGCCCGGCGCTGGACCAGTTCCTGATGCGCATCGCCCTGCAAAACGCCAGCGTCAGCACCGGCGGTGACAACGCCCGCACCATCAGCGGCGAAGACCTGGACAAGCTGGCCCATATGCACCTGGCCGCCGAGGCCGTGATCGAACGCCTCTCCGCCTTCATGGACGCAGAAGCCCTGCGCGCCATTGCCGACGGCATCCAGATCAAGCTGGGCCATATCGAAGAAGCCCAGGACAGCGCCGCCGCCCTGGAGGCCAAGCTGCGCGAGCTCAGCGCCACCGGCATCCCCGCCGCCGTGACGGCCGAGATCGACCCCAACTCGCAAAACCCGGTGCTGCGCATCAGCCGCCACCACCACGGCAACATCAAGAGCTCCATCCTGACCCAGGAGTTCGTGGCCAGCCACGACTACGCCGCACTGGCAGACGAGGCCCAGAACTTCGTCGGCCTGCTGGCCGAAGGCGCCAAGGTCACCCGTGGTGAAGGCGAAAAAGCCAAGACCGAAAAAGTGGGCGACTTCCGCCAGGCCATGCGCTGGCTTATCAGCGAAGCCGAACGCACCACCGGCCGCCAGCGCTACAAGGGCCTGGGTGAAATGAACCCCGAGCAGCTCTGGGAAACCACCATGGACCCCCAGGTCCGCAGCCTGCTGCAGGTCAAGGTGGGCGACGCCATCGAAGCCGACCGCGTGTTCACCATGCTCATGGGCGACGAAGTCGAGCCACGCCGCGACTTCATCGAAGCCAACGCGCTGCGCGCAGGGAATATTGACGTGTAAAGCTGAGGCAGAGCAGAGCACGACCTCATGATCCACCGCCTGCCTCGTGCCGAATCGCTGTCGGTTGAGTTCAAGAGCGACCTGAAAAAACTCCCCGACCGCGAGTTGGTCGAGGCCCTGGTCTGCCTGGCCAATGCCGAAGGCGGCGAACTATGGCTAGGCGTAGAGGACGACGGCAGGCCTACCGGCCTGCATGCCGAGCACCTCAATCTGGCGGGTCTGGCCGGGCTGGTGGCAGCGCGGACCTCGCCCTCGCTGCGAGTCCAGGTGGAGCAGGTCGATGCAGCCGGTCTGCCCGTGGCACGCATTGCGGTACCCAAGGCACAGTCCATCGTGGCCACAGCGAACGGCGTCTACCTGCGCAGGCGGCTCAAACATGACGGCACACCCGAGTGCGCCCCCATGCTGCCGCACGAGCGTGAAAGCCGCGCCAGCAGCCTGGGTCTGGAGGATGTATCGGCCCAGCCGGTGGCGGGCGCCACACTGGCCGACCTGGACCCACTGGAGCGCGAGCGCCTGCGCCAAGCAGTACAACAGTACGGTGGCGACAGGGTGCTGCTGGAGCTGGACGATGAAGCACTGGACGGTGCGCTGGGCCTGACGACACGCCAGCCCGATGGCACGCGTGTGCCGACGCTCACCGGCCTGCTGCTGGTGGGACGAGAAAGTTCGCTGCA comes from Comamonas sp. GB3 AK4-5 and encodes:
- the dnaA gene encoding chromosomal replication initiator protein DnaA, with product MTEEPTNDIGQGLWQACVEQLSQDLPEQQYNTWIKPLTAAVAEDFSKVTVYVANRFKLDWIRAQYAGRIAALLESLYGQPVTLELALAHRESVVRTYVRPVNPQMSHAAGADASVGAAPSVNEEVAAPVFRTRLNPALTFDTLVEGTANRMARSAAMHVAGSPGHLYNPLFIYGGVGLGKTHLVHAVGNQLLADKPDAKVLYIHAEQFVSDVVKAYQRRTFDEFKERYHSLDLLLIDDVQFFANKDRTQEEFFNAFEALLAKKSHIVMTSDTYPKGLANIHERLVSRFDSGLTVAIEPPELEMRVAILINKARAENAEMPEEVAFFVAKNVRSNVRELEGALRKILAYSRFNQKEVSIQLAREALRDLLSIQNRQISVENIQKTVADYYKIKVADMYSKKRPASIARPRQIAMYLAKELTQKSLPEIGELFGGRDHTTVLHAVRKIAGERQQLTELNQQLHVLEQTLKG
- the dnaN gene encoding DNA polymerase III subunit beta, coding for MIVLKATQDKVLAVLQSVSGIVERRHTLPILANVLIKKTGNALQLTTSDLEIQIRTTAELGGDTGDFTTTVGSRKLIDILKTMPADQTVSLETQQSKIILKGGKSRFTLQTLPAEDFPLVQEAAAFGPAFSVPQKVLKDLMGQVSFAMAVQDIRYYLNGILFVAEGNTLSLVATDGHRLAWASAELDVEAAVKQEVILPRKTVLELQRLLSDVGGENSPRIEMQFASNQAKFTFGGMEFVTKLVEGKFPDYNRVIPRNHGNSITLGRAPLLASLQRTAIMTSDKFKGVRLNLEPGLLRVASTNAEQEEAVDELDIDYGGDAIEIGFNVTYLIDVLANMGQDMVQVQLADGNSSALVTIPENERFKYVVMPMRI
- the gyrB gene encoding DNA topoisomerase (ATP-hydrolyzing) subunit B — encoded protein: MTADNQPDTQNPAPTGADASGYGEGAIQILEGLEAVRKRPGMYIGDTSDGTGLHHLVFEVVDNSIDEALAGYCDDILVSIHADGSLSVIDNGRGIPTRVKMDDKHEPKRSAAEIALTELHAGGKFNQNSYKVSGGLHGVGVSCVNALSIWLKLTVSRDGQRHEIDFSRGFVQNRPIEIVDGVETSPMRVLGPSDKRGTKVHFLPDQEIFKENFEFRYEILAKRLRELSFLNNGVRIRLKDERDGREDDFSGAGGVKGFVEFINGTKKVLHPTTFHATGTRPADSYGGIPGTEIGVEVAMQWNDSYAEQVLCFTNNIPQRDGGTHLTGLRAAMTRVIGKYIADHELAKKAKVEVTGDDMREGLCAVLSVKVPEPKFSSQTKDKLVSSEVRAPVEDIVGKLLTDYLEEKPNDAKILCGKIVEAARAREAARKAREMTRRKGVLDGMGLPGKLADCQEKDPALCEIYIVEGDSAGGSAKQGRDRKFQAILPLRGKILNVEKARYEKLLSSQEIITLITALGTGIGKASEESGKSGSDDYNVDKLRYHRIIIMTDADVDGAHIRTLLLTFFYRQMPDLVERGHIYIAQPPLYKVKNGKEELYLKDGPALDQFLMRIALQNASVSTGGDNARTISGEDLDKLAHMHLAAEAVIERLSAFMDAEALRAIADGIQIKLGHIEEAQDSAAALEAKLRELSATGIPAAVTAEIDPNSQNPVLRISRHHHGNIKSSILTQEFVASHDYAALADEAQNFVGLLAEGAKVTRGEGEKAKTEKVGDFRQAMRWLISEAERTTGRQRYKGLGEMNPEQLWETTMDPQVRSLLQVKVGDAIEADRVFTMLMGDEVEPRRDFIEANALRAGNIDV